Proteins co-encoded in one Dysgonomonadaceae bacterium zrk40 genomic window:
- a CDS encoding GMC family oxidoreductase, which translates to MATRTDPKKDVVIIGLGWTGAIMGMELANEGLEILALERGDDRSTVPDFQYPNIFDELKYAVRYDLMQKPVNSTLTVRHNTAETALPYRHLGSFLPGDGVGGAGVHWNGQNWRPQAVEYRLRSYVEETFGADIIPENMQLQDWGVTAEELEPHMTKFESVAGIAGKAGNINGEIQEGGNPFEAPRSAEYPMPPLKNTWDSELFAEAARKMGYHPFPRPAANASIQYTNDYGMQLGPCNYCGYCERFGCNNYSKSSPQVCILDALKRKPNFSYMTRSEVLKIEKAADGKTATGVTYFDEKTGEEVFQPADLVLVCAYSLHNVHLLLLSEIGEPYNPDTGEGVVGRNYSYQMTGGTSLWFRDKVFNPFVGTGAGGMSIDDFSMSQIDFGKEGFIGGSYITAGHTGGRPIQQMALPPGTPAWGAGWKEAVGEWYGHSLSIGSHGSNMAYRDTCLDLDPTYKDRHGRPLMRMTFDWKDNDIRMTQFMKARIEEIAETLNPDAMASGYKGDGAQYDVRPYQSTHNVGGAIMGTDPKTSAINRYLQSWDCHNVWVMGASAFPQNIQYNPTGAVGGLAYWALEALRKDYLPNPRPLM; encoded by the coding sequence ATGGCAACGAGAACAGATCCCAAAAAAGACGTCGTCATCATCGGGCTCGGCTGGACCGGGGCGATCATGGGCATGGAGCTCGCGAATGAGGGGCTCGAAATCCTCGCGCTCGAACGCGGCGACGACCGCAGCACGGTGCCCGATTTCCAGTATCCCAACATTTTCGACGAACTGAAATACGCCGTCCGCTACGACCTGATGCAAAAGCCGGTGAACTCCACGCTGACCGTGCGCCACAACACGGCTGAGACGGCGCTTCCCTACCGTCATCTCGGCTCGTTCCTGCCGGGCGACGGCGTCGGCGGGGCCGGCGTTCACTGGAACGGCCAGAACTGGCGGCCGCAGGCGGTCGAATACCGGCTGCGCTCCTATGTCGAGGAGACCTTCGGCGCCGATATCATTCCGGAAAACATGCAGCTTCAGGACTGGGGCGTGACGGCGGAGGAGCTGGAGCCGCACATGACCAAGTTCGAAAGCGTCGCCGGCATTGCCGGCAAGGCGGGCAATATCAATGGCGAGATCCAGGAGGGCGGCAACCCGTTCGAGGCGCCGCGCTCGGCCGAGTATCCGATGCCGCCCTTGAAGAACACCTGGGATTCGGAGCTGTTCGCGGAGGCCGCCCGCAAGATGGGCTACCATCCGTTCCCGCGTCCCGCGGCCAATGCCTCGATCCAGTATACCAATGATTACGGCATGCAGCTTGGGCCGTGCAATTACTGCGGCTACTGCGAGCGTTTCGGCTGCAACAATTATTCCAAGTCATCGCCGCAGGTCTGCATTCTCGATGCGCTGAAACGCAAGCCGAATTTCAGCTACATGACCCGCTCGGAGGTGCTGAAGATCGAAAAGGCCGCCGATGGCAAGACCGCCACGGGCGTCACCTATTTCGACGAGAAGACCGGCGAGGAAGTGTTCCAGCCGGCCGATCTCGTGCTGGTCTGCGCCTATTCGCTGCACAATGTCCATCTTCTGCTGCTCTCCGAGATCGGCGAGCCCTACAATCCCGATACCGGCGAGGGCGTGGTCGGACGGAACTATTCCTATCAGATGACCGGCGGCACAAGCCTCTGGTTCAGGGACAAGGTTTTCAATCCGTTCGTGGGCACCGGGGCCGGCGGCATGTCGATCGACGATTTCTCGATGTCGCAGATCGATTTCGGCAAGGAAGGCTTCATCGGCGGCAGCTACATCACCGCCGGTCATACCGGCGGTCGTCCGATCCAGCAGATGGCGCTGCCGCCGGGCACGCCGGCCTGGGGCGCGGGCTGGAAGGAGGCCGTCGGTGAATGGTACGGCCATAGTCTCTCGATCGGCTCGCATGGCTCGAACATGGCCTATCGCGACACCTGTCTCGACCTCGACCCGACCTACAAGGACCGCCACGGCCGTCCTCTGATGCGCATGACCTTCGACTGGAAGGACAACGACATCAGGATGACCCAGTTCATGAAGGCCAGGATCGAGGAGATCGCCGAGACTTTGAACCCGGATGCCATGGCCTCGGGCTACAAGGGCGATGGCGCGCAATATGACGTGCGCCCCTACCAGTCGACCCACAATGTTGGCGGCGCGATCATGGGCACCGACCCGAAGACCTCGGCGATCAACCGCTATCTCCAGAGCTGGGACTGTCACAATGTCTGGGTCATGGGCGCTTCTGCCTTCCCGCAGAACATCCAGTATAACCCTACCGGCGCGGTCGGCGGCCTCGCCTACTGGGCGCTGGAGGCATTGCGCAAGGACTACCTGCCCAACCCCCGGCCATTGATGTGA
- a CDS encoding gluconate 2-dehydrogenase subunit 3 family protein — protein MRDMPGRPSRRGFLKGSAAGVAIASLAGAVKAQAPEKEAPPPLDQYERVYFNEAEWAFVMAACDRLIPSGGNGPGAIDCRVPVFIDRQLAGNFGKAATWYMQGPFDPAANPTLGFQSPLTPAEIYRQAIPVFQDWCSQTHGDRFENLEAAKQDAALTSLQKGEVGLAPELRDFFQFLLANTKEGYFADPSYGGNHDMQAWVYVGFPGARGAFTSWPGRENARYPLGPVAINGDRA, from the coding sequence ATGAGAGATATGCCAGGACGTCCATCCCGGCGCGGGTTCCTCAAGGGGAGCGCCGCGGGGGTGGCGATTGCTTCGCTTGCCGGTGCGGTGAAGGCACAAGCGCCCGAAAAGGAAGCCCCGCCGCCGCTCGATCAGTATGAGCGGGTCTATTTCAACGAAGCCGAATGGGCGTTCGTGATGGCTGCCTGCGATCGCCTCATTCCCTCCGGCGGCAATGGCCCGGGAGCGATCGACTGTCGGGTGCCGGTCTTCATCGACCGGCAGCTCGCAGGCAATTTCGGCAAGGCCGCCACCTGGTACATGCAGGGGCCGTTTGATCCCGCCGCCAATCCCACGCTCGGTTTCCAGAGCCCGCTGACGCCGGCGGAAATCTACCGCCAGGCGATTCCCGTCTTTCAGGACTGGTGCAGCCAGACGCATGGCGACCGTTTCGAAAATCTCGAAGCGGCAAAGCAGGATGCCGCGCTGACATCGCTGCAGAAGGGGGAGGTGGGGCTCGCCCCCGAGCTGCGCGATTTCTTCCAGTTCCTGCTCGCCAACACCAAGGAGGGCTATTTCGCCGATCCGTCCTATGGCGGCAATCACGATATGCAGGCCTGGGTCTATGTCGGCTTTCCCGGCGCGCGCGGCGCCTTCACCTCCTGGCCGGGCCGCGAGAACGCGCGATATCCGCTCGGCCCCGTGGCGATCAACGGAGACAGGGCGTAG
- a CDS encoding DUF2309 domain-containing protein, with product MFIDQGYLAPLEATDILDAGMRAIRAVPPAFPLEATVAVNPLLGQAGQEFALASTRLSRCAGVSLTQTRRVYQASIVSGRIRDEDLVAALQANPAADKPANLAHLKEMAMRERPLPRPVPTIADLAAELSGIDWPAIIEKTIGLWAAGYFDRGQALWSPAPNQRAFAAWRTWASRDLTPEIAGLSGFCAHVSAAPDTPEQSILKACGRLAISPQAAEFLFHRLITDLGGWAQHARWLLWRAEQEGTSDETLGDLLAIRLIWEDALLGRYPELTERWRATLALYAAPLAPTREQAVDEILQDASERAYLRSLANNLAAAKPQARNRPVLQAAFCIDVRSEIFRRALENQSPDIETLGFAGFFGLSVAHRDHGSDIVENHLPVLLKPALQSTGRGTAESENKTRIKARTIRALGRFRQAAVSSFAYVEAAGLFYAGKLMKDTLGLGGRGPACCHSAPKLDPELTAEAKAATAAAVLKAMSLTRGHAQTVLLVGHGANVTNNPHRSAYHCGACGGYSGEVSARLLAGLLNDDETRAGLPGHGIDLPEDTHFVAALHDTTTDEITVFDGDCPSAKDEMGSVRTWLQRACAQARAERAIRLPGASAKSISARAADWSEIRPEWGLAGCAAFIAAPRHVTAGANLDGRAFLHSYDWRADEDFRTLELILTAPVVVASWISLQYYGSSVAPEVFGGGNKLIHNVVGGIGVVEGNGGRLRPGLPWQTLHNGESLEHTPLRLSVLIEAPEREISRILEAHPEVKALFDNRWLHLLALKDGRITTRYYPGGAWEEERTTERAA from the coding sequence ATGTTTATCGATCAAGGCTATCTCGCCCCGCTGGAGGCGACGGACATTCTCGATGCCGGCATGCGGGCGATCCGGGCCGTGCCGCCGGCGTTCCCGCTGGAAGCGACCGTTGCGGTCAACCCGCTCCTCGGCCAGGCCGGCCAGGAATTCGCATTGGCATCCACACGTCTTTCGCGCTGCGCAGGCGTGAGCCTCACCCAGACGAGGCGCGTGTACCAGGCCTCCATCGTCTCGGGCCGCATCCGCGATGAAGACCTCGTCGCGGCGCTTCAGGCGAACCCGGCCGCAGACAAACCCGCCAACCTCGCGCATCTGAAGGAAATGGCGATGCGGGAGCGGCCATTGCCGAGGCCCGTGCCGACGATTGCCGATCTGGCCGCCGAGCTTTCCGGCATCGACTGGCCGGCGATCATCGAAAAGACGATCGGACTGTGGGCCGCCGGCTATTTCGATCGCGGGCAGGCGCTCTGGTCGCCTGCGCCTAACCAGCGGGCATTCGCTGCCTGGCGGACCTGGGCGAGCCGGGATCTGACGCCGGAAATTGCCGGACTGTCAGGCTTCTGCGCGCATGTGTCCGCAGCGCCCGATACGCCGGAACAGTCGATCCTCAAGGCGTGCGGCCGGCTGGCGATCAGCCCGCAGGCGGCGGAGTTTCTCTTCCACCGGCTGATCACGGACCTCGGCGGCTGGGCGCAGCATGCGCGCTGGCTGCTGTGGCGCGCCGAACAGGAGGGTACATCCGACGAGACGCTGGGGGACCTGCTGGCCATCCGGCTGATCTGGGAAGACGCGCTGCTGGGCCGGTATCCGGAGCTGACGGAGCGGTGGCGGGCGACGCTTGCGCTTTATGCCGCGCCGCTTGCGCCCACGCGTGAACAGGCGGTTGACGAGATCCTGCAGGACGCTTCGGAGAGGGCTTATCTTCGGTCCCTTGCCAACAATCTTGCCGCTGCAAAGCCGCAGGCCCGGAACCGCCCGGTCCTGCAGGCCGCGTTCTGCATCGACGTGCGCTCGGAAATCTTCCGGCGAGCGCTGGAAAACCAGAGCCCGGATATCGAAACGCTGGGCTTCGCGGGCTTTTTCGGTCTGTCGGTAGCCCACCGGGACCATGGTTCGGACATCGTGGAAAACCATCTGCCGGTGTTGCTGAAACCCGCCCTGCAGTCGACCGGCCGTGGCACAGCCGAGAGCGAAAACAAGACCCGCATCAAGGCGCGGACGATCCGGGCCCTCGGTCGGTTCCGGCAGGCGGCGGTCTCCTCCTTTGCCTATGTGGAGGCGGCCGGACTGTTCTATGCCGGCAAGCTGATGAAGGATACGCTTGGTCTTGGCGGCAGGGGGCCTGCTTGCTGCCACTCCGCGCCGAAACTGGACCCTGAACTCACTGCGGAGGCGAAGGCCGCCACGGCCGCCGCAGTCTTGAAGGCGATGAGCCTGACGCGCGGGCACGCCCAAACGGTTCTGCTGGTCGGCCATGGCGCCAACGTCACGAACAATCCGCACAGGAGCGCCTATCACTGCGGCGCCTGCGGCGGCTATTCGGGCGAAGTCTCGGCAAGGCTGCTGGCCGGCCTGCTGAACGATGACGAGACCCGCGCCGGCCTGCCAGGACATGGCATCGACCTGCCGGAGGATACCCATTTTGTTGCCGCCTTGCATGATACGACGACGGACGAGATCACGGTGTTCGACGGAGATTGTCCGTCGGCAAAGGACGAGATGGGATCTGTTCGGACATGGCTGCAGCGCGCGTGCGCGCAGGCGCGCGCCGAAAGGGCCATCCGCCTGCCGGGCGCCAGCGCCAAGTCGATTTCGGCAAGGGCCGCCGACTGGTCGGAGATCAGGCCCGAATGGGGCCTTGCCGGATGTGCCGCCTTCATCGCCGCGCCGCGCCATGTGACGGCCGGGGCCAACCTTGACGGACGGGCCTTTCTGCACAGCTATGACTGGCGGGCGGACGAGGACTTCAGGACGCTGGAGCTGATCCTGACCGCGCCTGTCGTCGTCGCGAGCTGGATCAGCCTGCAATATTATGGCTCGAGCGTTGCGCCGGAGGTTTTCGGCGGCGGCAACAAGCTCATCCATAACGTGGTCGGCGGCATCGGCGTTGTTGAGGGCAATGGCGGCCGCCTGCGGCCCGGTCTTCCGTGGCAGACCCTCCACAATGGCGAAAGCCTGGAACACACGCCGCTGAGGCTGTCGGTGCTGATCGAGGCTCCAGAGCGGGAGATCAGCCGCATCCTCGAGGCGCACCCTGAAGTCAAGGCGCTGTTCGACAATCGCTGGCTGCATCTGTTAGCCTTGAAGGACGGGCGGATCACAACGCGATATTACCCGGGTGGCGCGTGGGAGGAAGAACGGACCACTGAACGGGCGGCGTAA
- a CDS encoding LysR family transcriptional regulator, with product MNLHHLKLFRAVARDGTLTGAARALNLSQSALSSQIRTLEAALGHDLFERRGRGLVLTEAGRIALDHAEAIFRAAEDLTATLRNTGRARRALRVGALATLSRNFQIGFIEPLIGRSDVEVVLRSGAQPELLRALEALSIDVVLTNLVPARDASSPYLAHALSAQTVSVIAPPGASALLGRPLPEILSSQPLILPAPESALRASFDAMVEQRGIATRIAAEADDMAMIRLLARANAGLAVIPPIVVRDELASGRLIELGRLEDLREEFFAITLHRRFPNPLVGELINAFKS from the coding sequence TTGAACCTCCACCACCTGAAACTGTTCCGGGCTGTCGCCCGGGATGGCACGTTGACCGGGGCGGCAAGGGCCCTGAACCTTTCGCAATCGGCCCTGTCGTCCCAGATCAGAACGTTGGAAGCGGCTCTCGGCCATGATCTTTTCGAACGGCGCGGCCGGGGGCTGGTGCTGACCGAGGCAGGCCGGATCGCGCTGGACCATGCCGAAGCGATCTTCCGGGCGGCCGAAGACCTGACCGCCACGCTGAGGAATACGGGTAGGGCGCGCCGGGCCTTGCGCGTCGGTGCGCTGGCAACGCTTTCCCGAAACTTCCAGATCGGCTTCATCGAGCCTCTGATCGGCCGTTCCGATGTCGAGGTGGTGCTGCGCTCGGGCGCCCAGCCGGAGCTGTTGCGCGCGCTCGAGGCGCTGTCGATCGATGTCGTGCTCACCAACCTCGTGCCGGCGCGTGATGCATCCAGCCCCTATCTGGCGCACGCCCTGTCGGCGCAGACGGTCAGCGTGATTGCGCCGCCGGGCGCAAGCGCGCTTCTGGGCCGACCCCTTCCCGAAATCCTGTCCTCGCAACCCCTGATTCTGCCGGCGCCGGAATCGGCGCTTCGGGCCTCCTTCGATGCGATGGTGGAACAACGCGGCATTGCCACAAGGATTGCCGCCGAGGCCGACGACATGGCCATGATCCGCCTGCTGGCGCGCGCCAATGCCGGGCTTGCCGTCATTCCGCCAATTGTCGTGAGGGACGAGCTGGCCTCCGGTCGTCTCATCGAACTGGGCAGGCTGGAGGACCTGCGCGAGGAATTCTTTGCGATCACCCTTCATCGCCGTTTCCCGAACCCGCTGGTTGGCGAATTGATCAACGCCTTCAAGAGCTGA
- a CDS encoding AraC family transcriptional regulator yields MQRNRYHHLEWLHGIDFFEAAFSTQTFTRHAHEGFAIGAIAEGAGGYLCRGESMVLPAGSLSLMNPEEPHTGHAAAECVRYNMLYASETAVRAVLGVRSLRGFAEVAPRDRGFRLSQALARLAACLNSAPTADPRLAAEEAVHAVLAEAFAHYGRADLRRAGNEPAAIRTLLGLIAEGVAAGKPLNLTDMAAAIGLNPSYLIRSTVHATGLTPHGHVLRARLSHARRLLLDGAPAVDAAIAAGFCDQAHLIRQFRRHYGVTPGALIRH; encoded by the coding sequence ATGCAACGCAACCGTTATCATCACCTTGAATGGCTTCACGGCATCGATTTTTTCGAGGCCGCCTTCAGCACGCAGACCTTTACCCGGCATGCGCATGAGGGCTTTGCGATCGGCGCGATTGCCGAGGGTGCCGGCGGCTATCTCTGTCGCGGCGAAAGCATGGTGCTGCCCGCCGGTTCGCTCTCGCTGATGAACCCGGAAGAGCCGCATACGGGCCACGCCGCCGCAGAATGCGTGCGCTACAACATGCTCTACGCGTCCGAGACGGCGGTGCGCGCGGTTCTGGGCGTGCGCAGCCTTCGCGGCTTTGCCGAGGTCGCGCCGCGCGATCGCGGGTTCCGGCTGTCGCAGGCTTTGGCCCGGCTCGCCGCATGCCTCAACAGTGCCCCAACGGCCGATCCTCGCCTGGCGGCGGAGGAGGCGGTCCATGCGGTTCTGGCCGAAGCCTTCGCGCATTACGGTCGTGCGGACCTGCGCCGGGCGGGAAACGAGCCCGCCGCAATCCGCACGCTGCTTGGCTTGATTGCGGAGGGCGTCGCCGCCGGTAAGCCGCTGAACCTCACCGACATGGCGGCCGCCATCGGCCTGAACCCGTCCTATCTGATCCGCAGCACCGTCCACGCCACCGGTCTGACGCCACACGGCCATGTGTTGCGGGCCCGCCTTAGCCATGCCCGCCGCCTGCTGCTCGACGGCGCGCCCGCGGTTGACGCGGCGATTGCTGCGGGGTTTTGCGACCAGGCGCACCTGATCCGCCAATTCCGCCGCCATTACGGCGTGACGCCCGGCGCGCTCATCCGACACTGA
- a CDS encoding DUF2000 domain-containing protein, giving the protein MSLKPVIILDEALPTGLKANFSAVMAMSLGKLRPDLVGADTPTGDEVFLAGITTVALPVLGAPAEDLPVLFDRAADLPIRLAYMRAAFEARDYDDYTARIAAGPLAGHAPQALLIAGSRKAVDRICGRLPLLR; this is encoded by the coding sequence ATGTCACTCAAACCCGTGATCATTCTGGATGAAGCGCTGCCGACCGGCCTCAAGGCAAATTTCTCGGCCGTTATGGCCATGAGCCTCGGGAAACTGCGTCCCGACCTCGTCGGCGCGGACACGCCCACAGGGGACGAGGTTTTTCTTGCCGGAATCACAACCGTCGCCTTGCCGGTTCTCGGCGCTCCGGCGGAGGACCTGCCGGTTCTCTTCGACAGGGCGGCCGATCTGCCGATACGGCTGGCCTATATGCGGGCTGCGTTCGAGGCGCGCGATTATGACGACTATACGGCCCGGATCGCCGCCGGACCGCTGGCCGGACACGCCCCGCAGGCTCTCCTGATCGCCGGATCGCGCAAGGCCGTGGACCGGATCTGCGGCCGCCTGCCGCTGCTGCGCTGA
- a CDS encoding DUF1566 domain-containing protein — MRSSILSTLFLSFLLPVSAHAACITPDGAGFVLQGDEATSREHGLTWKRCAIGMEWDAGAQTCSGAARDLGLNEAIDYAGTKGGGWRVPTGQELETLILDTCEGPKIDSVAFPNIAATDFGDGALFWTSSEAMPDMFYFFDFTNGFFDMHSQGFHLSVLLVKDSARR; from the coding sequence ATGCGATCCAGTATCCTGTCGACCCTCTTTTTGTCCTTCCTTCTTCCCGTCAGCGCGCACGCAGCCTGCATCACGCCGGATGGCGCCGGCTTCGTCCTGCAGGGCGACGAGGCGACGAGCCGGGAACATGGGCTGACCTGGAAAAGATGCGCGATCGGCATGGAATGGGACGCCGGCGCACAGACCTGTTCCGGCGCGGCGCGCGATCTCGGGCTGAACGAGGCGATTGATTACGCAGGGACAAAAGGCGGCGGCTGGCGCGTTCCCACCGGGCAGGAACTGGAAACCCTTATCCTCGACACCTGCGAGGGTCCGAAGATCGACTCTGTCGCCTTTCCCAATATCGCCGCCACCGACTTCGGCGACGGCGCGTTGTTCTGGACATCCTCGGAAGCGATGCCGGACATGTTCTACTTCTTCGACTTCACCAACGGCTTTTTCGACATGCACAGCCAGGGCTTCCACCTGTCCGTCCTGCTCGTGAAAGACAGTGCGCGGCGATGA
- a CDS encoding helix-turn-helix domain-containing protein has translation MRTFEAKTSIDLFDLLIDLARQHDLISKLEAAGFRKASAVLKKGHSAGSHMGEEAVLELGTLLTDRWGGPEVGAVLAVRTDLTRLGILGELILQSETPQAVFYQMARFNRLLNQRSAFELTTTPYRLTMTHSHARVGPRFRRAAQFGTIWALANVALIPEHVFGAAVRPVSAHFDFAAPAHLEPLHRVFGSRLLFEQPAAAVSFDRARLRDVRKDTSLPVWKALEDAAERGLDDVPALDSVAGRVRHHLGEHMAGSIASESSVAARLGMSVRTLQRRLSDEGTSFRREVDAVRAETARRLLGDRRISLSEIAFRLGYGELSAFNHAALRWFGQSPGSLRSKKKTVPESET, from the coding sequence ATGCGCACATTCGAGGCCAAGACATCCATCGATCTGTTCGATCTGCTGATCGACCTTGCCCGCCAGCATGACCTTATATCGAAGCTTGAGGCCGCTGGATTTCGAAAGGCGTCGGCTGTGTTGAAGAAGGGGCATTCCGCCGGTTCTCACATGGGGGAAGAGGCTGTTCTTGAACTCGGCACGCTTCTGACCGATCGCTGGGGCGGGCCCGAGGTTGGCGCGGTCCTTGCTGTCAGGACGGACCTCACCCGGCTCGGCATTCTCGGCGAACTGATCCTGCAAAGCGAGACGCCGCAGGCCGTTTTCTACCAGATGGCCCGGTTCAACCGCCTCTTGAACCAGCGCTCCGCCTTTGAACTCACGACCACGCCCTATCGCCTGACGATGACGCACAGCCATGCCAGGGTCGGGCCGAGGTTCAGACGCGCCGCGCAATTCGGAACGATCTGGGCCCTCGCCAATGTGGCGCTCATTCCCGAACATGTTTTCGGGGCGGCCGTACGACCGGTCTCGGCGCATTTCGATTTTGCCGCGCCTGCCCATCTTGAGCCGCTTCATCGGGTGTTCGGTTCTCGCCTGCTCTTCGAACAGCCCGCCGCCGCCGTGTCCTTCGATCGCGCGCGCCTCAGGGATGTCCGTAAAGACACCTCGCTTCCCGTCTGGAAGGCGCTGGAAGACGCCGCTGAAAGGGGGCTGGATGATGTTCCGGCTCTGGACAGTGTCGCTGGCCGTGTGCGTCACCATCTCGGTGAGCATATGGCCGGCTCGATTGCATCGGAGAGCAGTGTGGCCGCTCGTCTGGGCATGTCCGTGCGCACCCTGCAGAGACGGCTTTCAGACGAGGGAACGTCCTTCAGGCGGGAAGTCGATGCGGTGCGCGCCGAAACCGCGCGCCGGCTTCTCGGCGATCGCAGGATTTCCCTTTCGGAAATCGCCTTTCGGCTCGGTTACGGCGAACTTTCGGCCTTCAACCACGCGGCGCTGCGCTGGTTCGGTCAATCCCCGGGCTCCTTGCGGAGTAAGAAGAAAACGGTTCCGGAAAGCGAGACGTGA
- a CDS encoding TetR/AcrR family transcriptional regulator produces MPKKMPKAQRRAQLLETAREMVRESGTDALSLGSLAERAGVSKPITYNHFGTRAGLLIALYREINEQQVRATQEALDNAPPALAEVARLLAEAYMDCHEEVGPEFHVIGGALKGDPEMETYERDMLDEHIAHYANVLKPFSNLSGPALQRSAIAILGAADALADAMARRRISKEDAVGDLAALIMSTVGRS; encoded by the coding sequence ATGCCGAAAAAAATGCCGAAAGCGCAGCGGCGCGCGCAACTGCTGGAGACGGCGCGGGAAATGGTGCGCGAAAGCGGCACGGACGCGCTTTCGCTTGGGAGCCTTGCCGAGCGGGCGGGCGTCAGCAAGCCGATCACCTACAACCACTTCGGCACGCGCGCGGGGCTATTGATTGCGCTTTACCGGGAGATCAACGAACAGCAGGTGCGCGCAACGCAGGAGGCGCTGGACAACGCGCCGCCGGCGCTTGCCGAGGTCGCTCGGCTGCTGGCTGAGGCCTATATGGACTGCCATGAGGAGGTCGGCCCCGAATTTCACGTGATTGGTGGGGCGCTGAAGGGCGATCCTGAAATGGAGACCTATGAGCGGGACATGCTGGATGAGCATATCGCCCATTATGCAAATGTCCTGAAACCATTCTCCAACCTGTCCGGACCTGCACTTCAGCGCAGCGCAATCGCCATTCTCGGCGCGGCCGACGCCCTGGCGGACGCGATGGCCCGCAGGCGGATCAGCAAAGAGGATGCCGTGGGCGATCTCGCTGCATTGATCATGTCAACGGTTGGCCGGAGCTGA
- a CDS encoding aldehyde dehydrogenase: MTVAFVVNNSDAEASDKGTFDRIDPVTGAVATTAAAAKAADAAIVAKAAGAAFPAWAATGPGERRALLNKAADIMEAKSDAFIAAMIAETGATGPWAGFNVMLAAGGIREAAAMTTQIGGEVIPSNKPGTLAMGIATPKGACLGIAPWNAPVILGARALAMPLACGNTVILKGSEACPKTHRMIVDCFVEAGFPEGVVNYISNAPKDAADVVKALIEAPEVKHVNFTGSSAVGRIIGRLAGENLKPSLLELGGKAPLVVLSDADIDGAVNAAIFGAFMNQGQICMSTERIIIDEEIADAFVQKLADRASKLPYGDPRGQVVLGSLVNPEVGEKMDALIADATSKGATVVAGGQRDGAIHAATLLDSVTADMRIYGEESFGPVKSIIRVKGDAEAIRIANDTEYGLSAAVFSQNIQRALSAAKQIKSGICHINGPTVSDEPQMPFGGVNDSGYGRFGGKAAIAEFTDLRWITIEDPNQHYPF; the protein is encoded by the coding sequence ATGACAGTTGCATTCGTTGTGAACAACTCAGACGCAGAAGCCTCGGACAAGGGCACTTTTGACCGTATAGACCCGGTAACCGGTGCGGTCGCGACCACTGCGGCGGCAGCCAAGGCGGCCGATGCCGCGATCGTGGCAAAGGCGGCAGGCGCGGCCTTTCCCGCATGGGCCGCCACCGGCCCGGGCGAGCGTCGCGCTCTGCTCAACAAGGCGGCTGACATCATGGAGGCCAAGTCCGATGCGTTCATCGCCGCCATGATCGCGGAAACCGGCGCGACCGGCCCCTGGGCGGGCTTCAACGTCATGCTTGCGGCCGGCGGGATCCGCGAGGCGGCCGCCATGACCACACAGATCGGCGGCGAGGTCATCCCCTCGAACAAACCCGGCACGCTGGCCATGGGGATCGCCACGCCAAAGGGCGCTTGCCTTGGTATAGCGCCCTGGAACGCGCCCGTGATCCTTGGCGCCCGCGCGCTGGCCATGCCGCTGGCGTGCGGCAACACGGTGATCCTGAAAGGCTCTGAAGCCTGCCCCAAGACGCATCGCATGATCGTCGATTGCTTTGTCGAGGCGGGCTTCCCGGAGGGGGTCGTCAACTACATTTCGAACGCGCCCAAGGACGCCGCCGACGTGGTCAAGGCGCTGATCGAAGCGCCTGAGGTCAAGCACGTGAACTTCACCGGCTCCTCCGCCGTGGGCCGAATTATCGGGCGGCTTGCCGGTGAAAACCTGAAACCGTCGCTGCTTGAACTGGGCGGCAAGGCCCCGTTGGTGGTTCTGTCCGACGCCGATATCGACGGCGCGGTGAATGCCGCGATCTTTGGCGCCTTCATGAACCAGGGCCAGATCTGCATGTCGACCGAACGGATCATCATCGATGAAGAGATCGCCGATGCCTTCGTGCAGAAGCTGGCCGACCGGGCGTCGAAACTGCCCTACGGTGATCCGCGCGGGCAGGTCGTGCTGGGTTCGCTTGTGAATCCCGAGGTCGGCGAAAAGATGGACGCCCTGATCGCGGATGCAACGTCGAAGGGCGCGACGGTCGTGGCGGGCGGTCAGCGCGATGGTGCGATCCATGCAGCAACCTTGCTGGACAGTGTGACCGCCGACATGCGCATCTACGGCGAGGAAAGCTTTGGCCCGGTCAAGTCGATCATCCGCGTCAAGGGCGACGCCGAGGCGATCCGCATAGCCAACGACACCGAATACGGCCTATCCGCAGCGGTCTTCAGCCAGAACATCCAGCGCGCGCTGTCTGCGGCGAAGCAGATCAAGAGCGGTATCTGCCACATCAATGGCCCGACCGTTAGTGACGAGCCGCAGATGCCCTTCGGCGGGGTGAACGATTCCGGATACGGCCGTTTCGGCGGCAAGGCGGCGATTGCCGAGTTCACCGATCTGCGGTGGATCACGATCGAGGACCCGAACCAGCACTACCCTTTCTGA